The Culex quinquefasciatus strain JHB chromosome 2, VPISU_Cqui_1.0_pri_paternal, whole genome shotgun sequence genome contains the following window.
aatCTCAATGCTTACATTTTGAAATATGTAGGATCGAGCTCTGTAAAATGCATGGTTTTCGAATTATGTTTCACCAGTTCTCATTGCTATCGTGTTATTTTAACATTCGTGCTTTTGCACACCTTTCACGGAAAAGGGgtaaaataacatgttttttttctggattaaaaaaagataaattatttCTTAAACTGAATTCACTTCCACAATAACAGTCTCCATTTAACATTTATTAATGTTCCTTTTATGCTTATTTTCTCCCTTCCAGCGATGCCATGGTTCGGCATGGATATCGGGGGCACCCTCACGAAGTTGGTGTACTTTGAGCCGAAGGACATCACGCCGGGCGAGCTGGACCAGGAGGCGCGCATCCTGCGCAACATCCGGCGCTATCTGACGAAGCACTCGGCCTACGGCGACACCGGCCACCGCGATACCCACCTGCAGATGGACGACGTGGAGATTCGAGGCCGGCGGGGGTCGCTGCACTTTATCCGCTTTCCGACGGCCGAGATGGACAAGTTTCTGGCGCTGGCCAAGCGGAAAGGGATGGCCCAGCTGGTGACGACGGTGTGCGCCACGGGCGGGGGTGCGTTCAAGTTCGAGGACAACTTTCGGCACGAGGTCAACATGAAGCTGGCCAAGTTCGACGAGCTGGACGCGCTCATCAAGGGAATTCTGTTCACCGAGACGCACAACTCGTGTGAGTGCTACTACTGGGAGAATGCTAGTGATATTAGGTAAGAGATGGGAGAAGACTCCAATTGCTGGtcaaaacttctaaaaaaaatctttctttcAGTTTAAGTACAAAGAAAAAGTTTGACTTTAGTCAACCGTACCCGTTCATCCTGGTGAACGTGGGCTCGGGAGTGTCGGTGCTGGCCGTGCGCGGTCCGGACAACTACAAGCGCATTTCCGGTACGAGTTTGGGCGGCGGAACCTTCCTGGGGCTGTGCTGTCTGCTGACGGGGTGCGAAACGTTCGAGGAGGCCATCCAGCTGGCCACCCGCGGGGACCACAAGCGGGTCGACAAGCTGGTGAAGGACATCTACGGTGGGGATTACGAGCGGTTCGGGCTGCCGGGGGATCTGGTTGCGTCGAGGTGGGTGATTTTGAGTAAGATGTTTTTGAGGCTGGTGCTAACGGTTTTACTTGGTTGTAGCTTTGGCCAAATGAACCTGTTGGAGCGGAGGGCAAGCGTATCGCGGGAAGATCTGGCGAATGCCACGCTCGTTACGATCACGAACAATATCGGTTCGATTGCGCGGATGTGCGCTAGCAACGAGAAAATCGATCGGGTAAGTTTCTTTAGTATTGTTTTGTTTCTACTTTGTCATCTGagactttttcgatttttttttctaatttcgaaatttttgtgtaaatgtaaatgttgaTGTTCGAGCCTACAAATGCgactaaatgttttttttcagaaaaaccgTCGTATTCTTGCAATGCACGAGCCACAACAAACAATCTGGTGGTCTTCTACATATTGAATTTTGAAGTTAAACATGCGTGGTGCTGTGGTGCAGCCATAGACGTTAGAAGATTAGAAGAGTCTATGTTCGGAAAtcattttatcggattccttggaaaatttaacatatttatcatttccaaaaatggttgagtttcaaaacttatttttgttaGGTCCTCTTAGGTGTAGCGAACATACTTGCACACCAGGTAACCAAGGACGTATGCTTGGGCCTGGCGGATATTACAGATCTTCAACCTGGTGCCAGGTGCCAAGGCTCAGCCAAACTTTAGAGCACCTCTTCTGCTTCCTCCTTCATGGCTCCACCGGTCCGAGGGCCTGTGTTTTCTTTACTGCTTTCTGCGGGTACTACCAGACTCTGTTTCTTCTCCTTCCGTACTGATGGCCAGTTATGGGGGGGTTCCCGGGAAGCGACCCATGTTGGCTACTTCCCGGGCTCCTGGGAAGGTTTTGAAGATTAACTTCTAAACTGCACTGGTTGAACGATGAAACTAAACTACGGGTTGGACACCTACTGCCGCGTCCGGATGAAATCCGTACGCTTTAGACAGCTTCGTTCCGTGGCATCGttggctccagagcagttgacacACGGCTTCTTAGACTTGGCTCCTGTAGGGACCCGCACAGCTGTTGCACAGCTGTTCCATGGCCCagatgcaagcagttcctgcactgggtcacgttcgccCACTTTTTCCGGTAGGCTTCCCAGTGGTTGTGAAATGCTTTCAATCGCTTGATTTTACTCAGCTACTTTTTATGTTGTTGTACCTCTTAGGGAACGTAACAATGTACGGGGAATCCGCCGATGAGGCGAACTCTCCTTTGCTCTTGATGGCTTCCAGTTTGTTCGATTTCTTGAGGTTCTTCTTGACGTATTTAGGTTAAGACCGTGGAAGTCCTCTGACAACGACGCGGAGTTGCCCCTCGCTTCGTTTCTCGTGGGCGCGGTTTAAAAACGCTCCTCGGAGATACACAGCATTTTGATCCCAAACGGATTCAGCTTGTAACTAGGCCTGGTTGTACACGACAACATTAAACTCCTCAGCTTGgcgtacagtgagtcaaatatttgtccgtacccccccgtacgggaaatgtttgtgatataaaagtacataaaattcgactaaagtgccatgttttatacatcaatcgacgcggcaaaatgtcctctttaagacattgtcattggatttgcaaaaaaactttttcttgaaaaatacaaaaattgtttactgaaaaagttttaaagaggtcaaataattgtccgtacccctagtaaaagtacaaaatctgatcgatttaagtgaattcatttatgaaatgttgtttcagtgtcaaatactagtacctttagccagtttgtgacaactttgaacttctgataagtttgtttagttaatttatattaaaattggattaaatttagtttttaaagtaaaacttatcaaaacattagtttataaacaactatttttataaaattgctattttgtgttgtaagagtctctattgaacaagtttcaacaatatttgttcaaaatatacattgttttcatctttttattgacatttttcgaccaaaaatactgtttcggaacaataccgttaaacaatccggattgtcccggaaccggttcaacccTCGGAGGAATTTTGTGgtgatcagatagaggacaaaaacccacctcttgcaatttgaagcatccaatttcgtccactacagcccgattacgagtccctagtctgaaatttgaaattttcactttccgtgctgagaatttctgtaccgttctgggtcagaatgttttgcttggggaatttgaaaatttcaaatttcagactaggaatcgtaatcgggctgtagtggacgaaattggatgcttcaaattgcaagagggtttttttgtcctctatctgatcaccacaaaatttctccgagggttgaaccggttccgggacaatccggattgtttaacggtattgttccgaaacagtatttttggtcgaaaaatgtcaataaaaagatgaaaacaatgtatattttgaacaaatattgttgaaacttgttcaatagagactcttacaacacaaaatagcaattttataaaaatagttgtttataaactaatgttttgataagttttactttaaaaactaaatttaatccaattttaatataaattaactaaacaaacttatcagaagttcaaagttgtcacaaactggctaaaggtactagtatttgacactgaaacaacatttcataaatgaattcacttaaatcgatcagattttgtacttttaccaggggtacggacaattatttgacctctttttttgacttttttcagtaaacaatttttgtatttttcaagaaaaagttttttgcaaatccaatgacaatgtcttaaagaggacattctgccgcgtcgattgatgtataaaacatggcactttagtcgaattttatgtacttttatatcacaaacatttcccgtacgggggtacggacaaatatttgactcactgtagctCGATTTTTTGACCACCAGAGGTGGTGGTTTCTTGGCCATTGGAaccattgttgttgttgatctTCATTATCGGGctaaacttgttgttgttgagaatATGCCCCTCTTGGCCATTTCCGACAACGGTGCCGTCGCTGGTCTTCTTTCGCTTCCGCGTTCCGTTTACGGTACGAAACTTGTCCCCATCGGAGGATTCTTCCTACATCTCTCGTTAGCACTTTGCGGCGCAACGAAAACAAACGCTGCCTTCAGCTGTCAAAACCGAACTGACATTTCgacgtcgtgctatcttgtcgtacccgccatttcgacgttccgagaaaaacgcattttaatgtttgaccttgaataaacaaaaacgaaagcacgcaatgtaaataataataaacacattttgtttggctgaccatcaccacggctacgtcacgactgtcatccacagCGCGTAGCGTTTGCAAAGGTCGTATGCGCATCGTTCAtaacttacaaaaaaataaaactttttttattttatttttattttttcaaaaaaagcagttctctcagatttcggtcattcgatttttttttgtattttttaatccgactgaaacttttttggtgccttcggtatgcccaaagaagccattttgcatcattagtttgtccatataattttccatacaaatttgactgctggccatacaaaaatgatgtatgaaaattcaaaacgctgtatcttttgaaggaattttatgatcgatttggtgtcttgggcaaagttgtaggtttggatatggactacactggaaaaaaattatacacggtaaaaaaatttggtgattttttatttaacttttgtcactaaaacttgatttgcaaaaaaaaacactattttttttattttttgatatgttttagaggacatcaaatgccaacttttcagaaatttccaggttgtgcaaaaatctttgagcgagttatgaatttttgaatcaatactgatttttttcaaaaaatcaaaaaattggtcgcaaaaagtacttcagtgaaaatttgattaagtgcaccgttttcaagttaaatccattttaaggtgactttttgaaaatacccgaagtttttaattttttaaattagtgcacatgtttgccccttttgaaaaaatattttcgaagagttgagaaaattctctatattttgcattcttgaactttgttgatacgacccttagttgctgagatattgccatgcaaatgtttaaaaacatgaaaatttatgttttctaagtcccacccaaacaacacaccattttctaatgtcgatatctcagcaacaaatggttcgattttcaatgttaaaatatgaaacattcgtgaaattttccgatcttttcgaaaaaaatattttccatttccaaacattcaatattacgtccatttaaaatgttagttttggtttaaaattttttaaaatatttttttcgaaaagatcggaaaatttcacgaaagtttcatgttttaacattgaaaatcggacgattagttgctgagatatcgacattagaaaatggtgtgttgtttgggtgggacttagaaaacataaattttcctgtttttaaacctttgcatggcaatatctcagcaactaagggtcgtatcaacaaagttcaaaagtgcaaaatatagagaattttctcagcttttcaaaaatatttttttcaaaagggggcaattatgtgcactaatttaaaaaaatttaaaacttcgactattttcaaaaaagtcacctaaaaatggatttaacttgaaaacggtgcactttgtcaaaattttactaaagtactttttgattgcaaatttgattttacatcgaaaaatgaaattgaaaaattttgcgaccaatattacgatttaaaaaaaaacagtattgattcaaaaattcataactcgttcaaagattttttgcacaacctggaaatttcggaaaagctggcatttgatgtcatctaaaacatataaaaaaatataaaaacataaaaatagtgtctttttgcaaatcaagctttagtgacaaaaagttaaataaaaaatcaccaaaattttttaccgtgtttcattttttcagtgtagtccatatccatacctacaactttgccgaagacaccaaatcgatcaaaaaattccttcaaaagatacagatttttgaattttcatacatcatttttgtatgaccagctgccaaatttgtatggaaaattatatggacaaactaatgatgcaaaatggcttctttgggcataccgaaggcaccaaaaaagtttcagtcggatttaaaaatacaaaaattaaaatttaagaaaaaagaccgatttgtagagaattgctcaaaatatttacatttaatcTCGGAGCTTGGGAATCAGCATTTAATTCCATagagcacctaatgttggcatatcacccTTTTGGTGTTCAatgaaaaacaagtttaaaatattttgatggaaatttAGTGAGTATTTTAAAAGCGCAATTTATTCTAAACCAATGGCCAGGAAGAGTCAAACGTAATTTAAGTGGATTCAAGGAAATTGGATctatttcatttttagtttaCTGAATTGTATATTGCTTGGATGGTCAAGTAAAACCttgtaatattttgatttagaaTCAACAAGTGTGGGGAAATTTACGTAATACTTGTAATTATCTCAAATATATCTGCAAAAGATAGtggaaactaacaaaaaaataattttgaaaaataataatgtatggaaaaaataataatttcagacgaccttttcaaaaaaccacacgtaaacaatattgacagcgcctctggcgGTGACTTCAGTATACTTCATGCGAGTCAGATCCTTGACCATTacgtgcattgtcccgaagtttgatagaagttggttgctggagtcccgagttataattaaaaatgtttacggtagtctaacttgtacgtgcgtcaaacgcgttctgacctgaaatccctttgaccagttgtcgcacatacatcaattttcagggaatgAAAAGATagtacgacaagattgaaactactttcatatgtgaagtgacggagttttttttggatttcctTGAATATCTCAagtttgaaatcgaattttggggaattgtactgccgttctacgcataattgtcccatgttcaaaaaagtgcaactgagaaaaacgcgattgaaatttttcgaccgatttctttgtttctacgcataattgtcccgtgggttcctattcgccctatgtgtccctaatcatcccagttagcagtttatcaccattatttgtgtttctcttgctatacaacaggtaaacaaggcataatgcttagtaaaactaatgattccgtgtaagaaaatacttggtgggacaattatgcgtagaagtttaacgatgggacaaacagacttggtgttgtttttgatgagtttccgaacaaagtatcagattttatgtgtttttcttaaagtacacatcagactaaacttaaaaatggcataaagtcaaaattgtcaaaaactgacatgggacaattatgcgtagaacggcagtgtaaaggtcaaaaggtgagctgcacaaaatgccGTTCTTATCTCAATTTGGCCTAAAATGcatgtacgacaagttagcacgacggcgacgatttgcTCTTTCtcacctattaaaaaaactgtcaagattatatgatttgtttaaaaatattctcaatacaagtttttattaATTATCAATGACGCACTtgatgcacttcggaaggaaccggtcaagaaaaaaatcaaatgctgGCTTGAAGCGAAAGTTTATCTCTCAATACATCATAAGAAACTGAATTTGAcataagaaaaacaaaaaacacctCCAAGCTGCTAATGAATGATTTCTAAACACGTCGACGTGCCTCCCAAGCAACGCTACCATGGAATGGGATTGCTCAATTACTCTTTTCCTTCCACACCCGTAGGTGGTCTTTGTGGGAAACTTCCTGCGCGTGAACCCCATCTCGATGAAACTGCTCGCATACGCAATGGACTACTGGTCCAAGGGCACGCTGAAGGCGCTGTTCCTCGAGCACGAGGGCTACTTCGGTGCGGTGGGCTGTCT
Protein-coding sequences here:
- the LOC6037700 gene encoding pantothenate kinase 3 isoform X2, which produces MDATVGSSTKVVRKAMPWFGMDIGGTLTKLVYFEPKDITPGELDQEARILRNIRRYLTKHSAYGDTGHRDTHLQMDDVEIRGRRGSLHFIRFPTAEMDKFLALAKRKGMAQLVTTVCATGGGAFKFEDNFRHEVNMKLAKFDELDALIKGILFTETHNSCECYYWENASDISLSTKKKFDFSQPYPFILVNVGSGVSVLAVRGPDNYKRISGTSLGGGTFLGLCCLLTGCETFEEAIQLATRGDHKRVDKLVKDIYGGDYERFGLPGDLVASSFGQMNLLERRASVSREDLANATLVTITNNIGSIARMCASNEKIDRVVFVGNFLRVNPISMKLLAYAMDYWSKGTLKALFLEHEGYFGAVGCLLQFNGELNTHLHNEGELLP
- the LOC6037700 gene encoding pantothenate kinase 3 isoform X1 — its product is MSSSSPKTGTGTGTKPYREFRIMASSSPSASSSTSSISSSVVPGGAALTSVRLQRRRRKKKRVLQPAAKVEPEVAGGSSRGSKKVTRNVAREEEEEEEDERDTTNDEDGSDDEDEDFEFDETDQCRRLAAASNGNGAEEPISMPWFGMDIGGTLTKLVYFEPKDITPGELDQEARILRNIRRYLTKHSAYGDTGHRDTHLQMDDVEIRGRRGSLHFIRFPTAEMDKFLALAKRKGMAQLVTTVCATGGGAFKFEDNFRHEVNMKLAKFDELDALIKGILFTETHNSCECYYWENASDISLSTKKKFDFSQPYPFILVNVGSGVSVLAVRGPDNYKRISGTSLGGGTFLGLCCLLTGCETFEEAIQLATRGDHKRVDKLVKDIYGGDYERFGLPGDLVASSFGQMNLLERRASVSREDLANATLVTITNNIGSIARMCASNEKIDRVVFVGNFLRVNPISMKLLAYAMDYWSKGTLKALFLEHEGYFGAVGCLLQFNGELNTHLHNEGELLP